In a single window of the Bacillota bacterium genome:
- a CDS encoding NADH-quinone oxidoreductase subunit M codes for MHVPILSVLLLLPLAGALVTLALPAGRPGLLRGWATAVAALELLLFAVALGGFDPGRSGFQLMERVPWVPSLGIQYYLGVDGIGLAMVGLSALVWLVAVIASYGIEERVKEYFLLLLILEAAVMGVFESLDYVLFYVAWELVLVPMYFLIAIWGGPRREYAAMKFILYTMVGSLLMLVGIVALYAFTGFRTFSIPEIARLAPAMVPAQWKDWIWLLLFAGFAVKVPIWPFHTWLPDAHVEAPTPISVVLAAILLKLGVFGFLRISDPTLPEAARHFAPAFAALGVINILYAAFAALAQKDMKRVVAYSSISHMGFAVLGIAAGTPLSVNGAVFVMVSHGLVAAMLFLMVGVFYDRTHTRDMDRVNGMYDATPVAATFMAFAAFANLGLPFLSGFVGEFFTLAGTIGVFRTQVFLAAAGLVMVAAFNLMLMHKVLMGRPHEEHRGLPDIRPREVVSMLPLMAFTLLLGVLPATLVHLTNPSALQLVRLLAGLGGGL; via the coding sequence TTGCACGTTCCGATTCTCTCCGTCCTGCTCCTGCTCCCGCTGGCCGGCGCCCTCGTCACCCTGGCCCTGCCCGCCGGCCGGCCGGGCCTGCTGCGCGGCTGGGCGACCGCCGTCGCCGCGCTGGAGCTGCTGCTCTTCGCGGTGGCGCTCGGAGGCTTCGACCCCGGCCGCTCCGGCTTCCAGCTGATGGAGCGCGTGCCCTGGGTGCCGTCGTTGGGCATCCAATACTACCTGGGCGTCGACGGTATCGGCCTGGCCATGGTCGGGCTGAGCGCCCTGGTCTGGCTGGTGGCGGTGATCGCCTCCTACGGCATCGAGGAGCGGGTGAAGGAGTACTTCCTTCTGCTCCTCATCCTGGAGGCGGCGGTGATGGGCGTCTTCGAGTCCCTGGACTACGTCCTCTTCTACGTGGCCTGGGAGCTCGTGCTGGTGCCCATGTACTTCCTGATCGCCATCTGGGGCGGGCCGCGGCGGGAGTACGCGGCCATGAAGTTCATCCTCTACACCATGGTCGGCTCGCTGCTGATGCTGGTGGGCATCGTGGCGCTCTACGCCTTCACCGGCTTCCGGACCTTCTCCATTCCGGAGATCGCCCGCCTGGCGCCGGCCATGGTGCCCGCGCAATGGAAGGACTGGATCTGGCTCTTGCTCTTCGCGGGCTTCGCGGTCAAGGTGCCCATCTGGCCCTTCCACACCTGGCTGCCCGACGCCCACGTGGAGGCGCCGACGCCCATCTCGGTGGTGCTGGCGGCCATCCTGCTGAAGCTGGGAGTCTTCGGCTTCCTGCGCATCAGCGACCCGACGCTGCCGGAGGCGGCGCGCCACTTCGCCCCGGCCTTCGCCGCGCTGGGCGTGATCAACATCCTCTACGCCGCCTTCGCCGCCCTGGCCCAGAAGGACATGAAGCGCGTCGTCGCCTACTCGAGCATCAGCCACATGGGCTTCGCCGTCCTGGGGATCGCGGCCGGGACGCCGCTCTCGGTCAACGGCGCCGTCTTCGTCATGGTCTCCCACGGCCTGGTGGCCGCCATGCTCTTCCTCATGGTGGGCGTCTTCTACGACAGGACGCACACGCGCGACATGGACCGCGTCAACGGCATGTACGACGCGACCCCGGTGGCGGCGACCTTCATGGCCTTCGCGGCCTTCGCCAACCTGGGGCTGCCCTTCCTCTCCGGCTTCGTCGGGGAGTTCTTCACGCTGGCGGGCACCATCGGCGTCTTCCGCACGCAGGTCTTTCTGGCGGCGGCGGGCCTGGTGATGGTGGCCGCCTTCAACCTGATGCTGATGCACAAGGTGCTGATGGGGAGGCCGCACGAGGAGCACCGCGGCCTGCCGGACATCCGCCCGCGGGAAGTGGTGAGCATGCTGCCGCTGATGGCCTTCACCCTCCTGCTGGGCGTGCTGCCGGCCACGCTGGTCCACCTGACCAACCCCAGCGCACTCCAGCTGGTCCGGCTGCTGGCCGGCCTGGGAGGGGGTCTCTAG
- a CDS encoding NADH-quinone oxidoreductase subunit N → MPPVADLAAILPELILTGLGLLLLLVAAFVDERGERAVSPYLTVAGLLVAFASLAWTPLRNRPVLGGMVHADLFTLFFRMVLIGALLIVVLMSGRYAERRGISAGAFYALLVFATVGALFFLDAGDAVSFYVGLETLTIPSYLLAGMLTRDARSNEAALKYFLNGAVASAILLFGLSLLYGATGTTALAAIATRLAASGADPLALSGLLLVLVGLGFKVSAVPFHLWAPDTYEGSPTPVTAFLSVVSKGAAFAAILRLLFTALTPLRADWSAVFAVLSLLSMIVGNVSALHQRNLKRLLAYSSIAHAGYVMAGLAAGTALGFQAVMFYVLVYAVMNLGAFAVVVALGEAGEEESLEGIRGLGRRNPWLAAAMTLFLLSLIGIPFFPGFWGKLYLFQATVQAGMAWLAITIGVNSAVSVYYYYGVIHAMFVQQPEEGRAAALHTSWGVGLGVAVTALAVLLVGLAPGGFLGWVAQAAWFR, encoded by the coding sequence ATGCCACCGGTCGCCGATCTGGCTGCCATCCTGCCGGAGCTCATCCTGACCGGGCTGGGGCTGCTCCTGCTCCTCGTCGCCGCCTTCGTCGACGAGCGCGGCGAACGGGCGGTCAGCCCCTACCTGACCGTGGCCGGCCTCCTGGTCGCCTTCGCCAGCCTGGCCTGGACGCCGCTGCGCAACCGGCCCGTGCTGGGCGGCATGGTCCACGCCGACCTCTTCACCCTCTTCTTCCGCATGGTGCTTATCGGGGCGCTGCTCATCGTGGTGCTGATGAGCGGGCGCTACGCCGAGCGGAGGGGGATCTCGGCGGGCGCCTTCTACGCGCTCCTGGTCTTCGCCACCGTGGGCGCGCTCTTCTTTCTGGACGCCGGCGACGCGGTCAGCTTCTACGTCGGCCTGGAGACGCTGACCATCCCCTCCTACCTGCTGGCGGGGATGCTGACGCGCGACGCGCGTTCCAACGAGGCGGCGCTCAAATACTTCCTGAACGGCGCCGTCGCCTCGGCCATCCTCCTCTTCGGCCTCTCGCTCCTCTACGGCGCCACGGGCACCACCGCCCTGGCCGCCATCGCCACGCGCCTGGCCGCCTCGGGCGCCGACCCGTTGGCGCTCTCCGGCCTGCTCCTGGTGCTGGTGGGCCTGGGCTTCAAGGTGAGCGCGGTCCCCTTCCACCTCTGGGCGCCGGACACCTACGAGGGGTCGCCGACGCCGGTGACCGCCTTCCTCTCGGTGGTCTCCAAGGGGGCGGCCTTCGCCGCCATCCTGCGCCTGCTCTTCACGGCGCTGACGCCGCTGCGCGCCGACTGGAGCGCCGTCTTCGCGGTGCTCTCGCTGCTCTCCATGATCGTGGGCAACGTCTCGGCGCTCCACCAGCGGAACCTGAAGCGCCTGCTGGCCTACTCGTCGATCGCCCACGCCGGCTACGTCATGGCGGGGCTGGCGGCGGGGACGGCGCTGGGCTTCCAGGCGGTCATGTTCTACGTGCTGGTCTACGCCGTGATGAACCTGGGCGCCTTCGCGGTGGTGGTGGCGCTGGGGGAGGCGGGCGAGGAGGAGAGCCTGGAGGGCATCCGCGGCCTGGGCCGGCGGAACCCGTGGCTGGCGGCGGCGATGACGCTCTTCCTGCTCTCGCTCATCGGCATCCCCTTCTTCCCCGGCTTCTGGGGGAAGCTCTACCTCTTCCAGGCGACCGTGCAGGCGGGGATGGCCTGGCTCGCCATCACCATCGGCGTCAACTCGGCGGTGAGCGTCTACTACTACTACGGCGTCATCCACGCCATGTTCGTCCAGCAGCCGGAGGAGGGGCGCGCCGCCGCGCTCCACACCTCCTGGGGCGTGGGCCTGGGCGTGGCGGTGACGGCGCTGGCCGTCCTGCTGGTAGGGTTGGCACCCGGGGGCTTCCTGGGCTGGGTGGCGCAGGCCGCTTGGTTCCGCTGA
- a CDS encoding MarR family transcriptional regulator, with the protein MDEVSDSLVALCQLIRRRTHPVRRGEMTPEQFWLLHRLERRGPLSIGRLAEELGVSQSSVTVSCQRLERMGWLRRRRLSSDERVVEVELTGEGGERLASWREARRRLVAELLEPLADGERAELGRLLRRVLAAAGGEEGMGDGTD; encoded by the coding sequence GTGGACGAGGTGAGCGACAGCCTGGTGGCGCTCTGCCAGCTGATCCGCAGGCGGACGCACCCGGTCCGCCGGGGCGAGATGACGCCGGAACAGTTCTGGCTCCTCCATCGGCTGGAGCGGCGGGGGCCGCTCAGCATCGGGCGGCTGGCCGAAGAGCTGGGCGTCAGCCAGAGCTCGGTGACGGTCTCCTGCCAGCGGCTGGAGCGGATGGGCTGGCTGCGGCGGCGGAGGCTCTCCAGCGACGAGCGGGTGGTGGAGGTGGAGCTGACCGGCGAGGGCGGGGAGCGGCTGGCTTCCTGGCGAGAGGCGCGGCGCCGCCTGGTGGCCGAACTGCTCGAGCCGCTGGCGGACGGCGAGCGGGCGGAGCTGGGGCGGTTGCTCCGGCGCGTCCTGGCCGCGGCCGGCGGCGAGGAGGGGATGGGCGATGGCACTGATTGA
- a CDS encoding ATP-binding cassette domain-containing protein, which produces MALIEVRGLVKRFGAQTAVDGISFDVEEGEVFGLLGPNGAGKTTTIRILTTLIPPTAGEVHIAGLDLRREGPRLRQLFGYVPQNLSADGSLTGYENLLITAKLLGLPRAERERRIDETLRLLRLEEARDQLVQQYSGGMVRRLEVGQAILHRPRLLILDEPTVGLDPAARNAIWAMLGQLRRESGLTVLVTTHYMEEADAYCDRIAIMNHGRIAASGTPEELKRLVDREGATLEDVFTAVTGDTLESGGDFRELRRLRRRIQRFD; this is translated from the coding sequence ATGGCACTGATTGAAGTGCGCGGCCTCGTCAAGCGCTTCGGTGCGCAGACGGCGGTGGACGGCATCTCCTTCGACGTGGAGGAGGGCGAGGTCTTCGGCCTGCTGGGGCCCAACGGGGCGGGCAAGACGACCACCATCCGCATCCTGACGACGCTCATCCCGCCCACGGCGGGCGAGGTGCACATCGCGGGTCTCGACCTGCGCCGGGAGGGCCCGCGCCTGCGGCAGCTCTTCGGCTACGTGCCGCAGAACCTCTCCGCCGACGGATCGCTCACCGGCTACGAGAACCTGCTGATCACCGCCAAGCTGCTCGGCCTGCCGCGGGCGGAGCGGGAGCGGCGCATCGACGAGACGCTCCGTCTGCTCCGCCTGGAGGAGGCGCGCGACCAGCTGGTCCAGCAGTACTCGGGCGGCATGGTGCGCCGGCTGGAGGTGGGCCAGGCGATCCTCCACCGGCCGCGCCTGCTCATCCTCGACGAGCCGACGGTGGGCCTCGATCCCGCCGCGCGGAACGCCATCTGGGCCATGCTGGGGCAGCTGCGCCGGGAGAGCGGCCTGACCGTCCTGGTCACCACCCACTACATGGAGGAAGCGGACGCCTACTGCGACCGGATCGCCATCATGAACCACGGGCGGATCGCCGCCAGCGGCACGCCTGAGGAGCTGAAGCGCCTCGTCGACCGCGAGGGCGCCACGCTGGAGGACGTCTTCACGGCGGTGACGGGCGACACCCTGGAATCGGGAGGGGACTTCCGTGAGCTCCGTCGACTACGGCGCCGCATCCAGCGCTTCGACTGA
- a CDS encoding ABC transporter permease, translating into MRPRSRREEVAAYLHGALVVAETEVRKLRHDPTELLMRSVQPALWLVIFGKALSRVRAIPTGNVDYLTFMTPGILAQSVMFIAIFYGLNIIWDRDAGILQKFLVLPIPRSAFVTGKGFGAGVRAVSQAVVIFLLALLLGVRLRWSLAGLAGALLTVVLGAAFFSTLSMLIAIAVKTRERFMGIGQVITMPLFFASNAIYPIQIMPEWLRWVARVNPLSYMVDLLRGYLVAGRVPDAWTDWLVLLAAVVVSQFLAGRLYHKVML; encoded by the coding sequence CTGCGCCCCAGGAGCCGGAGGGAGGAGGTGGCGGCCTACCTGCACGGCGCCCTGGTGGTGGCCGAGACGGAAGTGCGCAAGCTCCGCCACGACCCCACCGAGCTTCTCATGCGCTCCGTCCAGCCGGCGCTCTGGCTGGTCATCTTCGGCAAGGCGCTCTCCCGCGTCCGGGCCATCCCCACGGGGAACGTGGATTACCTGACCTTCATGACGCCCGGCATCCTGGCGCAGTCGGTCATGTTCATCGCCATCTTCTACGGTCTCAACATCATCTGGGACCGCGACGCCGGCATCCTGCAGAAGTTTCTCGTCCTGCCGATCCCCCGCTCCGCCTTCGTGACCGGCAAGGGCTTCGGGGCGGGCGTGCGCGCCGTCAGCCAGGCGGTGGTCATCTTTCTGCTCGCCCTGCTCCTGGGCGTCCGCCTGCGCTGGAGCCTCGCCGGGCTGGCGGGCGCCCTCCTCACGGTGGTGCTGGGGGCCGCCTTCTTCTCCACGCTCTCCATGCTCATCGCCATCGCCGTCAAGACGCGGGAGCGCTTCATGGGCATCGGCCAGGTGATCACCATGCCGCTCTTCTTCGCCTCCAACGCCATCTACCCCATCCAGATCATGCCGGAATGGCTGCGCTGGGTGGCGCGCGTCAACCCCCTCAGCTATATGGTCGACCTGCTGCGCGGCTACCTGGTGGCAGGCCGCGTCCCCGACGCCTGGACCGACTGGCTGGTCCTCCTGGCCGCGGTGGTGGTCAGCCAGTTCCTGGCCGGCCGCCTCTACCACAAGGTGATGCTCTGA
- a CDS encoding NAD(P)/FAD-dependent oxidoreductase yields MAQRVLFLGGGVAGVMTANRLARQMRREMERGEVEIVVLSESETHFYQPSLLYVAFGETVPESYQRPLRQVVVPGIHVVVDAAVRVLPDERVVECRSGNRWAYDFLVIATGSHPDLDAIPGLRQGSHTFYLPAEARRLRQALDAFEGGRVVLNVNVPHKCPVAPLEFVFMLDARLRRSGRREATEIVYTYPIGRLHALAPVAEWAAGAFAERGIVGETLFNAEEVDPEGRKIRSLEGEEIDYDLLVVVPPHRGARVLRDSGLGDKDGWLPTDRQTLKMKGQERIYVLGDATDLPISKAGSTAHYESEVVARNLAHELRGEAPSSLYDGKVFCFVETGGDEATYVSFDYANPPRPVDPVTTIHWFKLAFNEMYWLSLRGWV; encoded by the coding sequence ATGGCACAGCGGGTCCTCTTCCTGGGCGGCGGCGTGGCGGGCGTCATGACCGCCAACCGCCTGGCCCGCCAGATGCGGCGGGAGATGGAGCGCGGCGAGGTCGAGATCGTCGTCCTGAGCGAGAGCGAGACCCACTTCTACCAGCCGAGCCTGCTCTACGTGGCCTTCGGCGAGACGGTCCCGGAGAGCTACCAGCGGCCGCTGCGCCAGGTGGTGGTGCCGGGGATCCACGTCGTGGTCGACGCGGCCGTGCGGGTGCTTCCGGACGAGCGGGTGGTGGAATGCAGGAGCGGGAACCGGTGGGCGTACGACTTCCTGGTGATCGCCACCGGCTCCCACCCCGATCTGGACGCGATCCCCGGGTTGCGCCAGGGATCGCATACATTCTACCTCCCGGCGGAGGCCAGACGGCTCCGCCAGGCGCTGGACGCCTTCGAGGGCGGGCGCGTGGTGCTCAACGTCAACGTGCCCCACAAGTGTCCGGTGGCGCCGCTGGAGTTCGTCTTCATGCTCGACGCCCGCCTGCGCCGGAGCGGCAGGCGCGAGGCGACGGAGATCGTCTACACCTACCCCATCGGCCGGCTGCACGCCCTGGCCCCCGTGGCCGAATGGGCCGCCGGCGCCTTCGCAGAGCGGGGGATCGTGGGCGAGACGCTCTTCAACGCCGAGGAGGTGGACCCGGAGGGCCGCAAGATCCGCTCCCTGGAGGGCGAGGAGATCGACTACGACCTGCTGGTGGTGGTGCCGCCGCACCGGGGCGCCCGGGTCCTGCGCGACTCGGGGCTGGGCGACAAGGACGGCTGGCTGCCCACCGACCGCCAGACGCTGAAGATGAAGGGCCAGGAGCGCATCTACGTCCTCGGCGACGCCACCGACCTGCCCATCTCCAAGGCGGGCTCCACGGCCCACTACGAGTCGGAGGTGGTGGCGCGCAACCTGGCCCACGAGCTGCGCGGCGAGGCGCCCAGCTCCCTCTACGACGGCAAGGTCTTCTGTTTCGTGGAGACCGGCGGCGACGAGGCGACGTACGTGAGCTTTGACTACGCCAACCCGCCCAGGCCGGTGGACCCGGTGACCACCATCCACTGGTTCAAGCTGGCCTTCAACGAGATGTACTGGCTCTCGCTCCGCGGCTGGGTCTGA
- a CDS encoding sulfurtransferase TusA family protein, which yields MGEVIAVLSTDQGSRKDIPAWVQKAGHEFPGVETADGYDRIVLRKLK from the coding sequence TTGGGCGAGGTGATCGCGGTCCTCTCCACCGACCAGGGCTCGCGCAAGGACATCCCCGCCTGGGTACAGAAGGCGGGCCACGAGTTCCCAGGCGTCGAGACGGCGGACGGCTACGACCGGATCGTCCTCAGGAAGCTCAAGTAG